The nucleotide window TCAGACGAGCGTTACCAGACCACCAGGCAAACCCGGAGGATTCTTGGTCACGACCGCCTGCCATAATGGAATTATTAGAGAGCGTTACCACGTGGCAGTACCTCTTCAGGGAAGATAAAGTTTTCGTGAATCTGGTCTTGAGGTGCCATCCAGGCCCGGATGCCCTCGTTTAACAAAATGTTCTTCGTGTAAAACGTCTCAAACTCCGGATCCTCGGCCGCCCGGA belongs to Timaviella obliquedivisa GSE-PSE-MK23-08B and includes:
- a CDS encoding photosystem II D2 protein (photosystem q(a) protein), which codes for RAAEDPEFETFYTKNILLNEGIRAWMAPQDQIHENFIFPEEVLPRGNAL